The following are encoded in a window of Arctopsyche grandis isolate Sample6627 chromosome 2, ASM5162203v2, whole genome shotgun sequence genomic DNA:
- the LOC143920764 gene encoding uncharacterized protein LOC143920764 translates to MDSGERERHLRLLRHLEACLLEIELKRVPVPADVPVSIKGKFCANSRPKSRSSVNKAKPAPKVRVAQEPPLVRLNEPLDYSVSKAAKSMETVNEPIAKPSTTHADESNMTPQLNNNMQMSEFFVIKPATRSDMQLIFPTTSATEVSGLPRFDSPMGSSRCQRFVSDVNENAMDDTEWRFKELRKVLLNEPDSPPESAQPEEDVKPEMVKFEDFDDVSARDYGNMDVVEEAIDIKAQLDDPMWRPWT, encoded by the exons ATGGACTCCGGCGAAAGGGAGCGTCATCTGAGGTTGCTTCGCCACTTGGAAGCATGCCTTCTGGAAATCGAGCTGAAGAGGGTTCCAGTCCCGGCTGATGTACCGGTTTCGATCAAAGGAAAGTTTTGCGCCAATAGTCGTCCGAAATCTCGCTCGTCCGTCAACAAAGCTAAGCCGGCTCCGAAGGTTCGGGTGGCTCAGGAGCCGCCGCTAGTCCGTCTCAATGAGCCGCTGGACTATTCGGTATCGAAGGCTGCTAAGAGCATGGAAACCGTCAATGAACCGATCGCTAAACCTTCTACGACCCATGCTGACGAAAGCAATATGACTCCTCAATTGAACAACAACATGCAGATGTCCGAATTCTTCGTCATCAAGCCCGCTACCAGGTCCGACATGCAATTGATATTTCCCACAACGTCCGCTACTGAAGTCTCAGGCTTGCCCAGATTTGATTCCCCGATGGGTTCGTCCAGGTGCCAACGGTTCGTCTCCGATGTTAACGAGAATGCCATGGATGATACAGAGTGGAGATTCAAAGAACTACGTAAAGTTCTGCTAAACGAACCCGACTCGCCCCCGGAATCTGCTCAGCCCGAAGAAGATGTCAAGCCGGAGATGGTAAAATTCGAAGACTTTGATGATGTCTCTGCACGTGACTATGGCAATATGGACGTCGTGGAAGAGGCAATTGATATTAAAGCTCAATTGGATGATCCGATGTGGAGACCCTG GACATGA